In one Hemitrygon akajei chromosome 3, sHemAka1.3, whole genome shotgun sequence genomic region, the following are encoded:
- the LOC140725241 gene encoding uncharacterized protein, giving the protein MRDKDFKPGGDKGKPATFTGDKAKMAAKSDKKWVRLATVLAYVLSVSLAAIILAVYYSLIWKPVKLPAEADSSPTTDAPSRDNRAQEPTLPFTVPGSPTQSLDGGRFTPTGGSQTGVLTPPGGSPQTAEQAQLTGPRLNATVPTSQ; this is encoded by the coding sequence ATGAGGGACAAGGACTTCAAACCCGGCGGGGATAAAGGCAAGCCGGCCACCTTCACGGGCGACAAGGCGAAGATGGCGGCGAAGAGCGACAAGAAGTGGGTGAGGCTGGCCACGGTGCTGGCTTACGTGCTCTCCGTCTCGCTGGCCGCCATCATCTTGGCCGTCTATTACAGCCTCATCTGGAAGCCGGTGAAGCTGCCGGCCGAAGCCGACAGCAGCCCCACGACCGACGCCCCGTCCCGCGACAACCGGGCGCAGGAGCCAACGCTGCCCTTCACCGTGCCCGGCAGCCCGACCCAGAGCCTGGACGGGGGCAGATTTACCCCCACGGGGGGCAGCCAGACTGGGGTGCTGACGCCGCCGGGGGGCAGCCCGCAGACCGCCGAGCAGGCCCAGCTCACGGGGCCGAGACTGAACGCCACGGTGCCGACGAGCCAGTGA